In the Clostridium sporogenes genome, one interval contains:
- a CDS encoding DUF3472 domain-containing protein — MKKKSLLIGIINLLIIFGVVNINTKLVYAHTNATGMYVSPVNEKKADMMSVDWSTTKNAPNTYWAVHNWNAGGEAGGYAGFQQRSDRRTLHFAIWDPISVRQPIEAEYLSSSSTSSRFGGEGEGMKVETNYNWNPNSWYKMTMRNWQEDGHTKFGQWIRDESTKEWKQIAVLDFPVANVNFGWGTGMFQEDWAGNGQDVRNARLKNFYSRSVSNQDWNSLNKQRITSQYPEKNWDGGGNSEYVWAEAGGNTKPSMTSGQVFNINQPSKPDVGTLDFDITNAKYENNSLNISWKLKNQSTPQFKGKIEIYNNASMTGTPIKTINNIKSYKNSIKESCQLSSSTGLYAKVIITDLFDNTITKTVTLAGSTESNYKGSNFTFDFKGYSDQQFAKLDLNLDKLTSKLIVENIKTHYYFNDSYASILVQNNLGQTVFYKDFIGNKVNDAMAKDIPLKEGYYLTVKHREYSNRLFATNVDKNLSLDKGATNTYKISKNQLNPISESEIPDPNKSPYIGKHFDFTFKGLGDWLFGELTLDLSSNQAKVDIKKGEPHVYFKDSYSSLSIKDNEGNTVYTKDFIGDKTNEALVKNIPIKTGYYITINHKESKDRLLITNLDNKLELEKDNNINYKITDSGLLKVSKSEIPNPSKPTYYGTEFNTLFKGYADRVFAEIKMDLTKKQATVTTNSGVPHSYFNEYATILIQNSKKETVYSKKFIGTYNYQSNSETASLEEGSIITITHLESKDRLKIINTENLSELEKADSVTYQVINGGLKKIS; from the coding sequence GTGAAGAAGAAATCCTTGTTAATTGGAATTATAAATTTATTAATAATCTTTGGTGTTGTTAATATAAATACCAAATTAGTTTATGCACATACTAATGCAACTGGTATGTATGTAAGTCCTGTAAATGAAAAGAAAGCTGATATGATGTCAGTAGATTGGAGCACAACTAAAAATGCACCTAATACTTATTGGGCTGTCCATAATTGGAATGCTGGAGGAGAAGCTGGTGGGTATGCTGGTTTTCAGCAAAGATCTGATAGACGTACACTGCATTTTGCAATTTGGGACCCAATTTCTGTAAGACAACCTATTGAGGCAGAATATCTATCATCAAGTTCTACTTCATCACGTTTTGGTGGAGAAGGAGAAGGCATGAAAGTAGAAACTAATTATAATTGGAACCCTAATAGTTGGTATAAAATGACCATGCGTAATTGGCAAGAAGATGGACATACTAAATTTGGACAATGGATAAGAGACGAATCTACAAAAGAATGGAAGCAAATAGCTGTATTAGATTTCCCTGTAGCTAATGTAAACTTTGGTTGGGGAACAGGAATGTTTCAAGAAGATTGGGCAGGAAATGGTCAAGATGTAAGAAATGCTAGATTAAAAAATTTTTATAGTAGAAGTGTTTCAAATCAAGATTGGAATTCTTTAAATAAGCAAAGAATTACCTCACAATATCCTGAGAAGAATTGGGATGGAGGAGGAAACTCTGAATATGTTTGGGCTGAAGCAGGTGGTAACACAAAACCATCAATGACTAGTGGACAAGTATTTAATATAAATCAACCTAGCAAACCAGATGTGGGAACTTTAGATTTTGATATAACAAATGCTAAATATGAAAATAACTCTTTGAATATTTCTTGGAAACTAAAAAATCAAAGTACTCCTCAGTTTAAAGGTAAAATAGAAATTTATAATAATGCTAGTATGACTGGTACTCCAATTAAAACAATAAATAATATTAAATCATATAAAAATTCTATAAAAGAAAGTTGCCAATTGTCTAGTTCAACTGGTCTTTATGCAAAAGTAATTATCACTGATTTATTTGATAATACTATTACTAAAACAGTTACTTTAGCTGGCAGTACTGAAAGTAATTATAAAGGATCAAACTTTACTTTTGATTTTAAAGGATACAGTGATCAGCAGTTTGCTAAACTAGATTTAAATCTTGATAAATTAACTAGTAAACTTATTGTTGAAAATATAAAAACTCATTATTACTTTAATGATAGCTATGCATCAATTTTAGTTCAAAACAATTTAGGACAAACTGTTTTCTATAAAGATTTTATAGGCAATAAAGTAAATGATGCTATGGCTAAAGACATCCCTTTAAAAGAAGGATATTACTTAACAGTTAAGCATAGAGAATATTCAAATAGACTTTTTGCAACCAATGTAGATAAAAATTTATCCCTTGATAAAGGAGCTACTAACACATATAAAATTAGTAAAAATCAGTTAAATCCAATTAGTGAAAGTGAAATACCAGACCCAAATAAAAGTCCTTATATAGGTAAACATTTTGATTTTACTTTTAAAGGCTTAGGCGATTGGCTATTTGGCGAATTAACCTTAGACTTATCCTCTAATCAAGCTAAGGTTGACATAAAAAAAGGTGAACCACATGTTTACTTTAAGGATAGTTATTCATCACTTTCAATTAAAGATAATGAAGGAAATACTGTTTACACAAAAGACTTTATAGGAGATAAAACAAACGAAGCTTTAGTTAAAAATATCCCTATTAAAACTGGGTACTATATTACAATAAACCACAAGGAATCAAAGGATAGATTGTTAATTACTAATTTAGATAATAAATTAGAACTAGAAAAGGATAATAATATAAATTATAAGATCACTGATAGTGGGCTTTTAAAAGTATCTAAAAGTGAAATTCCTAATCCTAGCAAACCAACATACTATGGAACTGAATTCAACACTTTATTTAAAGGATATGCTGATAGAGTTTTTGCAGAAATTAAAATGGATCTAACAAAAAAACAAGCTACAGTAACTACAAACTCAGGAGTTCCTCATAGCTATTTTAATGAGTATGCTACAATATTAATTCAAAATAGTAAAAAAGAAACTGTATATTCAAAGAAATTTATAGGAACTTATAATTATCAATCAAATAGTGAAACAGCTTCACTTGAAGAGGGAAGTATAATTACAATAACTCACTTAGAATCTAAGGATAGACTTAAAATTATAAACACAGAAAATCTTAGTGAATTAGAAAAGGCTGATTCAGTAACATATCAAGTTATAAATGGTGGTTTAAAGAAAATTAGTTAA
- the eutM gene encoding ethanolamine utilization microcompartment protein EutM, with the protein MKYDALGMIETKGLVGSIEAADAMVKAANVYLIGKEYVGGGLVTVMVRGDVGAVKAATDAGAAAAQRVGELVSVHVIPRPHSEVEVILPSSKEVAK; encoded by the coding sequence ATGAAATATGATGCATTAGGAATGATAGAAACAAAAGGATTAGTAGGATCAATAGAAGCAGCAGATGCTATGGTTAAAGCAGCAAACGTATATTTAATAGGTAAAGAATATGTTGGAGGCGGACTTGTAACTGTTATGGTTAGAGGTGATGTTGGAGCTGTTAAAGCTGCTACAGACGCTGGTGCTGCAGCTGCACAACGTGTTGGAGAATTAGTATCAGTTCACGTTATACCACGTCCACATTCTGAAGTTGAAGTAATTCTTCCATCATCTAAAGAAGTTGCAAAATAA
- a CDS encoding SLAP domain-containing protein, whose amino-acid sequence MKLPQKIIAITIMCASIPLCSTNITVNAANKKDVNLSYTITQPEINRMIPVAYRWMVQITGESGAIVYDNPGGGHQLRKLSKGARIRYAGETRNVNGEKWYKISDRGWVSARYARLYKMLI is encoded by the coding sequence ATGAAATTACCCCAAAAAATAATAGCAATTACTATTATGTGTGCTTCAATTCCATTATGTTCAACTAATATTACAGTTAATGCTGCTAATAAAAAAGATGTAAATTTATCTTATACTATAACACAACCAGAAATAAATAGGATGATACCAGTAGCATATCGTTGGATGGTACAAATAACAGGTGAATCTGGAGCAATTGTATATGATAATCCAGGTGGAGGACATCAATTAAGAAAATTAAGTAAAGGTGCCAGAATACGTTATGCTGGGGAGACTAGAAATGTAAATGGTGAAAAATGGTATAAGATATCAGATAGAGGTTGGGTGTCTGCACGTTATGCAAGATTATATAAAATGCTTATATAA
- a CDS encoding cation-translocating P-type ATPase yields MNKIKSIFSDKMRLNIFFIVLSGIALIISFFDMGHLPVNVAWISIILCGIPIVTGAIKGLITEFDIKADVLVSMALIASVIIGEIFAAGEVAFIMQIGALLEELTVAKAQAGLEKLVNLKPRTARVIRKNKEEIIDSKKVQVNDILRVLAGETIAVDGIITKGQTSIDQSVMTGESMPVDKSIGDEVSSGTVNQFGTFEMKAIKVGEDSSLQRMIRLVQSADAGKAKIVGIADRWATWIVVIAVISAIFTWIITGEIIRAVTILVVFCPCALVLATPTAIMAAIGNATKYGILVREGDALERLSKVNKIIFDKTGTLTYGKPKIVTVKSFSDSYTDEELYKVLVSAELRSEHPLGKAVVESFKNTGNIPTEPEKFTMLPGRGVLAKINEKKIFAGNEKLMKDNHIFFRDEVIKEIKFYHLRGCTIIYIAIDDIMVGFSALSDMLRKNAPHMIENIKSLGITPVLLTGDHVEAAGYISNKISISEVKADCLPEDKLDEIHNIQSKGEMVCMVGDGINDAPALKKAYVGIAMGGVGSDIAVDAADIALVSDDISQLPHIFALSKKMMTIIKVNLSFSMILNFVAVVLAITGILNPVVGALVHNAGSVLVIINSALLLKWKKK; encoded by the coding sequence TTGAACAAAATAAAATCTATTTTTTCTGATAAAATGAGACTAAACATATTTTTTATTGTTTTATCTGGTATTGCTCTTATAATTAGTTTTTTCGATATGGGTCATTTACCTGTTAATGTTGCATGGATTTCAATTATACTTTGTGGAATTCCAATTGTTACTGGGGCTATAAAGGGTCTTATTACAGAGTTTGATATAAAGGCTGATGTGCTTGTTTCAATGGCACTTATTGCATCTGTCATTATTGGGGAAATTTTTGCTGCTGGTGAGGTAGCCTTTATTATGCAAATAGGTGCATTACTTGAAGAACTTACTGTGGCAAAAGCACAGGCAGGACTAGAGAAGTTAGTAAATCTTAAACCACGAACTGCGAGAGTTATTCGAAAAAATAAAGAAGAAATTATTGATTCAAAAAAGGTTCAAGTTAATGATATTTTGCGAGTACTGGCTGGAGAAACAATTGCAGTTGATGGAATTATTACGAAGGGACAAACATCTATTGACCAGTCTGTTATGACAGGAGAATCTATGCCTGTAGACAAATCTATTGGAGATGAAGTATCAAGCGGAACAGTAAATCAGTTTGGTACATTTGAAATGAAAGCTATTAAGGTTGGAGAGGATAGTTCACTACAGCGTATGATACGACTTGTTCAATCTGCTGATGCAGGTAAGGCAAAAATAGTTGGCATTGCGGATAGATGGGCAACTTGGATTGTAGTTATTGCAGTTATTTCAGCAATTTTTACTTGGATTATCACAGGAGAGATTATTCGTGCTGTAACAATACTTGTTGTATTTTGTCCATGTGCTTTAGTCCTTGCTACACCAACTGCAATTATGGCTGCAATTGGTAATGCTACAAAATATGGTATTTTAGTCCGTGAAGGTGATGCATTGGAACGGCTTTCAAAGGTAAATAAGATTATTTTTGATAAAACAGGTACTTTAACTTATGGCAAGCCTAAAATTGTAACAGTAAAAAGTTTTTCAGATAGTTATACAGATGAAGAGTTATATAAAGTATTGGTATCTGCAGAATTAAGAAGTGAACATCCACTTGGAAAAGCAGTTGTGGAGAGTTTTAAAAATACTGGCAATATACCTACAGAACCCGAAAAATTCACTATGCTTCCAGGAAGAGGTGTTTTAGCAAAAATAAATGAGAAAAAAATTTTTGCTGGAAATGAAAAGCTAATGAAAGATAATCATATTTTTTTTAGAGATGAAGTTATAAAGGAAATAAAATTCTATCATTTAAGAGGATGCACTATTATTTACATAGCAATAGATGATATTATGGTTGGGTTTTCTGCTTTGTCAGATATGTTACGTAAAAATGCCCCACATATGATAGAAAATATTAAATCGCTTGGAATCACACCTGTGTTGCTTACAGGAGATCACGTTGAAGCTGCGGGATATATATCTAATAAGATTAGTATTTCTGAAGTGAAAGCAGATTGCTTACCTGAAGATAAACTTGATGAAATCCATAATATCCAAAGTAAAGGAGAAATGGTGTGTATGGTAGGTGACGGTATTAATGATGCACCTGCACTGAAAAAGGCTTATGTAGGTATTGCAATGGGAGGAGTAGGAAGTGATATTGCTGTAGATGCTGCAGATATCGCACTTGTCAGTGATGATATAAGTCAGCTTCCTCATATATTTGCACTTTCTAAAAAAATGATGACTATCATAAAGGTAAATCTAAGCTTTTCAATGATATTAAACTTTGTAGCAGTTGTACTTGCAATAACAGGAATACTTAATCCTGTAGTAGGAGCTCTTGTTCATAATGCAGGATCTGTGCTTGTTATTATTAATTCTGCATTATTACTGAAATGGAAAAAGAAATAA
- a CDS encoding BMC domain-containing protein — protein sequence MQALGLIETKGLLAAVEAADTMVKSADVSIIQKTYVGGGLVTISVTGDVGAVKASVEAGVAAVKKLDEKFLISEHVIPRPHEELESIIGPNNPPEDPSSNESTETVEDIEVAEFVQAREILEDTKQVETVKDLENTDKAESVQTVENLKDTESVEALNDIENKKTTDSVKDTESVKISNDIVDSHTVENTKKDETIEKVKNTKTVDKTGHVDELDVDLDKIHKLNLENLHKDDVDNLVRKNGLEKAVLILAKLKVVKLRNLAREYKDFGIAGRTISKAGKNVLINKFKLYYEKK from the coding sequence ATGCAAGCTCTTGGTTTAATAGAAACAAAGGGATTACTTGCAGCTGTTGAGGCAGCCGATACAATGGTAAAATCAGCAGATGTAAGTATTATTCAAAAAACTTATGTAGGTGGCGGTCTTGTTACAATTTCAGTTACAGGAGATGTAGGTGCAGTAAAAGCATCTGTAGAAGCTGGAGTAGCAGCTGTAAAAAAACTTGATGAAAAGTTTTTAATTTCAGAACATGTAATTCCACGTCCTCATGAAGAATTGGAAAGCATAATTGGACCTAATAATCCACCAGAAGATCCATCATCTAATGAAAGTACAGAAACTGTAGAAGATATAGAAGTTGCAGAGTTTGTACAAGCTAGAGAAATTTTAGAAGATACAAAACAGGTTGAAACTGTTAAGGATCTAGAAAATACAGACAAGGCAGAGTCTGTACAAACTGTGGAGAATCTAAAAGATACAGAATCAGTAGAAGCTCTAAATGATATAGAGAATAAAAAAACTACAGACAGTGTGAAAGATACAGAATCCGTAAAAATTTCAAATGATATAGTAGATTCCCATACTGTAGAAAATACAAAAAAAGATGAAACTATAGAAAAAGTGAAAAATACGAAAACTGTAGATAAAACAGGACATGTAGATGAATTAGATGTGGATTTAGACAAAATACATAAGTTAAATTTAGAAAATCTACACAAAGATGATGTAGACAATTTAGTAAGAAAAAATGGTTTAGAAAAAGCCGTTTTAATATTAGCTAAGCTAAAAGTTGTTAAGCTTAGAAATCTAGCTCGTGAATATAAGGATTTTGGAATTGCCGGTAGAACAATTTCAAAAGCAGGTAAAAATGTATTAATTAACAAATTTAAATTATATTACGAGAAAAAATAG
- a CDS encoding acetaldehyde dehydrogenase (acetylating) → MENFDKDLRSIQQARDLARLGKVAADKIADYNEEQIDKILRNMVRVAEENAACLAQMAVEETGFGKVEDKTFKNHLAANILYNSIKDMKTIGIIDEDKENKVIKLAEPVGLVMGIVPSTNPTSTAIFKAMISIKSRNAIVFAPHPAAAKCTIKAVELMRDAAIEAGAPENIISAVTIPTIGATNELMKSKEVAIIIATGGPGMVKAAYSSGTPAIGVGAGNSPAYIERTADVEKAVKNIMASKTFDNGTICASEQSIICEECNHDLVVSEFKKQGGYFMTEEETEKVCRLLFKKGNAMNAKFVGRSPQVIASAAGFTIPTGTKVLIGRQNGVGEGYPLSFEKLTTVLGFYTVKDWHEACELSISLLQNGIGHTMSIHTEDRDIVMKFARKPASRILVNTGGTQGGTGASTGLNPSFTLGCGTWGGSSVSENVTPEHLINVKRVAYGIKDCTNLASNDPTFNCIKTAENCHGVQNQFMNMSPAQIAAAAEVLNKANNCAESTNTCTECNSENGKNEELLDLVNQIVAAMKGAN, encoded by the coding sequence ATGGAAAATTTTGATAAGGATTTGCGTTCAATACAACAAGCAAGGGATCTTGCTAGACTTGGAAAAGTAGCAGCTGATAAAATTGCTGACTATAATGAAGAGCAAATTGATAAAATCTTACGTAACATGGTAAGAGTTGCAGAAGAAAACGCTGCTTGTTTAGCACAAATGGCAGTTGAAGAAACAGGATTTGGTAAAGTTGAAGATAAAACTTTCAAAAACCATTTAGCAGCTAATATACTTTATAATTCAATTAAAGATATGAAAACTATAGGTATAATTGATGAAGATAAGGAAAACAAGGTTATAAAACTTGCTGAACCAGTTGGTTTAGTTATGGGTATAGTACCTTCAACAAATCCAACTTCTACTGCAATTTTCAAGGCTATGATTTCAATCAAATCTCGCAATGCTATAGTGTTCGCACCACATCCAGCTGCTGCAAAATGTACAATTAAAGCAGTTGAATTAATGAGAGATGCAGCAATAGAAGCTGGAGCACCAGAAAACATTATAAGTGCTGTAACTATTCCAACAATTGGAGCTACAAATGAATTAATGAAAAGCAAAGAAGTAGCTATAATAATAGCTACAGGTGGTCCAGGAATGGTTAAAGCAGCTTATAGTTCAGGAACACCAGCAATTGGTGTTGGTGCAGGAAACTCTCCAGCATACATTGAAAGAACTGCTGATGTAGAAAAAGCTGTTAAAAACATTATGGCAAGTAAAACTTTTGATAATGGTACAATCTGTGCATCAGAACAATCAATAATCTGTGAAGAATGTAATCATGACCTAGTTGTTTCAGAATTTAAGAAACAAGGCGGATACTTCATGACAGAAGAAGAAACTGAAAAAGTTTGCAGATTATTATTCAAAAAAGGTAATGCTATGAATGCTAAATTTGTTGGAAGAAGTCCACAAGTTATAGCAAGTGCTGCAGGATTCACAATTCCAACAGGAACTAAAGTACTTATAGGAAGACAAAATGGAGTAGGAGAAGGTTACCCATTATCTTTTGAAAAACTTACAACAGTTCTTGGATTCTATACAGTAAAAGATTGGCATGAAGCATGTGAATTAAGTATTTCATTACTTCAAAATGGAATTGGTCATACTATGAGCATTCATACAGAAGACAGAGATATAGTTATGAAGTTTGCTAGAAAACCAGCTTCTCGTATCCTTGTTAATACTGGTGGAACTCAAGGTGGAACAGGTGCAAGCACAGGACTAAATCCTTCATTTACTCTAGGATGCGGTACTTGGGGAGGAAGCTCAGTATCTGAAAATGTTACTCCAGAGCACCTTATAAATGTTAAGAGAGTTGCTTATGGTATAAAAGATTGTACAAACTTAGCATCTAATGACCCAACTTTCAACTGCATAAAAACTGCTGAAAATTGCCATGGAGTTCAAAATCAATTTATGAACATGAGCCCAGCTCAAATTGCAGCAGCTGCAGAAGTTTTAAATAAGGCTAACAATTGTGCTGAAAGTACTAATACTTGCACTGAATGCAATAGTGAAAATGGAAAAAATGAAGAACTTTTAGATTTAGTTAACCAAATAGTTGCCGCTATGAAGGGGGCAAACTAA
- a CDS encoding cupin domain-containing protein → MKKLIAAKDIEALILKGEKVLYVDGSEIITPSAKDLVKNNGIVVTTESPAPKVENLIAKNVPNIENIDSEMMLKLLRVMMDKGLLEEMLQCLKGKDLPFKAECAPNGLKVVRGNTVKMDVFDTGNPNAKVQFQELVSKEESKMSAGFLIIEDSKFDWELTYEEIDYVIEGTLTIEMDGKTYTAHAGDVLFVPSGSKVVWGSPDKARVFYATYPANWADLL, encoded by the coding sequence ATGAAAAAGTTAATCGCTGCAAAAGATATTGAAGCATTAATATTAAAGGGTGAAAAAGTACTTTATGTAGATGGAAGTGAAATAATTACACCATCAGCTAAGGATCTTGTAAAAAACAATGGAATAGTAGTTACTACAGAATCTCCTGCACCTAAAGTAGAGAATTTAATAGCCAAAAATGTTCCAAACATAGAGAACATTGATAGTGAAATGATGCTTAAACTTCTTAGAGTAATGATGGACAAAGGACTTTTAGAGGAAATGCTTCAATGCTTAAAAGGAAAGGATCTTCCATTTAAAGCTGAGTGTGCTCCTAATGGACTTAAAGTTGTTAGAGGAAACACAGTAAAAATGGATGTATTCGATACTGGTAATCCAAATGCAAAAGTTCAATTTCAAGAACTAGTAAGTAAAGAAGAATCAAAAATGAGTGCTGGATTTTTAATTATTGAAGATTCAAAATTTGATTGGGAATTAACTTACGAAGAGATTGATTATGTTATTGAGGGAACTTTAACTATTGAAATGGATGGAAAGACATATACAGCTCATGCTGGAGATGTGTTGTTTGTACCATCAGGTTCTAAAGTAGTTTGGGGATCTCCAGACAAAGCTAGGGTATTTTATGCAACATATCCAGCAAATTGGGCGGATCTTTTATAG
- a CDS encoding phosphate propanoyltransferase: MDNCEEVLKLLLEAVKGKELNTAVNRNSSDIPVGISNRHIHLSQKDLNSLFGENYELTKIKDLSQPGQYACKEVVTICGPKGAIEKIRILGPVRSKTQVEVLAGDCIKLGAVSHVKLSGDLNRTSPITVVGPKGSVQLEEGLIVAQRHIHMTPEDAKNLGVHDGEIVSIKIEDLRGGIYNNVAVRANDASSLECHLDIEEANAMGINSKSKVTIVK, from the coding sequence ATGGATAATTGTGAAGAGGTATTAAAACTTTTACTGGAAGCTGTTAAAGGCAAAGAATTAAATACTGCTGTTAACAGAAATTCATCTGATATTCCAGTAGGAATTTCAAATAGACATATACATCTTTCACAAAAGGATTTAAATAGTCTTTTTGGTGAAAATTATGAACTTACTAAGATTAAAGATTTATCTCAACCGGGACAATATGCTTGCAAAGAAGTTGTAACAATTTGTGGACCAAAGGGTGCAATTGAAAAAATTAGAATCCTAGGTCCTGTAAGAAGCAAAACTCAGGTTGAAGTATTAGCTGGAGACTGCATTAAACTTGGAGCAGTATCTCATGTAAAATTATCTGGAGATTTAAATAGAACATCTCCTATTACAGTAGTTGGACCAAAAGGTTCTGTGCAATTAGAAGAAGGATTAATAGTTGCACAAAGACACATTCACATGACACCTGAAGATGCTAAAAATCTAGGTGTACATGATGGAGAAATAGTGTCAATAAAAATTGAAGATTTAAGAGGCGGAATATACAATAATGTAGCTGTTAGAGCTAATGACGCTTCAAGCCTTGAATGTCATCTTGACATTGAAGAAGCTAACGCAATGGGTATTAACTCAAAATCAAAAGTAACAATAGTAAAGTAA
- a CDS encoding metal-sensing transcriptional repressor: protein MKKCMDSQNLHRRLKKIIGQINAIDRMVDEDVPCEDVLMQINAAKSALHKAGQVVLEGHLQHCVREGIEHGDADKTIKSFAKAVERFSNMS from the coding sequence ATGAAAAAATGTATGGACTCTCAAAACTTACATAGAAGGTTAAAAAAAATAATTGGTCAAATAAATGCCATTGATAGGATGGTAGATGAAGATGTTCCTTGTGAGGATGTGTTAATGCAAATTAATGCAGCCAAATCAGCACTTCACAAAGCAGGGCAGGTTGTACTTGAAGGCCATTTACAACACTGCGTACGTGAAGGAATTGAACATGGAGATGCAGATAAAACTATAAAAAGTTTTGCAAAAGCTGTTGAACGTTTTTCTAACATGTCTTAG